One Desulfomicrobium escambiense DSM 10707 DNA segment encodes these proteins:
- a CDS encoding helix-turn-helix transcriptional regulator, which translates to MTTTSTTTTTAPMNEAQACKYLGLSIHTVRQWRHLGKGPLYVKVGRAVRYRQADLDAYMQSRTVAPQA; encoded by the coding sequence ATGACCACGACTTCCACGACCACGACGACCGCACCCATGAATGAGGCCCAGGCCTGCAAGTATCTGGGGTTGTCCATCCACACCGTCCGGCAATGGCGGCACCTTGGAAAAGGCCCCCTCTATGTGAAAGTTGGCCGTGCTGTCCGGTATCGTCAGGCGGACCTGGACGCGTACATGCAATCCCGCACCGTAGCCCCCCAGGCCTAA